AAACCATATTCCGGAAAACTGGCCGCCCTGCGACTATTTCTCCCTTTAAAACGCTGTTTATTATAAAAAATAAATATCTGATAGATTTATATACCTTTGTATTAATCAGTGATTCATAACCATTTATTGAAAAGAGCCGATGTTTTTAATCATGTTACAATACATCCGACCGCTGGCCGCTATTGACCACTACCTGGATGCCCACAAAGTTTTTCTAGATAAGTATGTTCAGAGCGGGCATTTTATCTTGTCGGGTCGGCGTAAACCTCGTACCGGGGCAATTATTTTATGTAAGTCGTCTTCCCGCAAGGAAGTAGAGGCTATTTTGGCCGAAGATCCCCTGGATAAATACCAACTCGCGCTTTACGAGATTATTGAAATTGAGCCAATTTTTGCCGCGCAGCAACTGGAACAGCTGCTCTAATTGCAACTATACCACCGCCAACATCTAATCGCGACCGCTCTCTTTTCCTGATTGTTTTGTACTTCTGATGCAGCAGAGTAGTGCCTTTTACAGGTACTGACCGAACTATGCGCCTACCACTTTACCGTAACGGGTTTACGGTGCTCCACGACAGCT
This genomic interval from Chitinophaga horti contains the following:
- a CDS encoding YciI family protein — encoded protein: MLQYIRPLAAIDHYLDAHKVFLDKYVQSGHFILSGRRKPRTGAIILCKSSSRKEVEAILAEDPLDKYQLALYEIIEIEPIFAAQQLEQLL